The nucleotide sequence GCCAAAAATCAAGATAAGAATCACGGGGAAAACTAGTCCAAAGAATAGTCCAAATTTGTTTCGCAGGTATCCTCGGCTGAAAACTTTGAAATCTGATACAATTCTTCTTGCGCTAACCATTCCTTTTCATGCTCCTACTGCTGTTTTGCTCCCTTGATTATGATTTCGCCGTGTTCGTCTACCCTGCCGCTTACCAGTTTGATGAAGACATCGTCTAGGCTGTCGCGGCGGGTTTGGATTTCTCCCCACTCCAGTTTTGACTGCTCGGCGGCTGCCAGCGCGGCTAAGGCATCGATTCTTTTCTTTAGGGGTATGCTAATTATGCCTTCGCAGTAATCCAGAGTGAGTTCTGTGTTGTTTTTGATGTAGCTGGCTAGTTTTTGGTTGCCCCGTATTTCTAGGCGTTCTCCTGAGCCGTGTTGCTGGATGATTTCGTCTACGGTTCCCATGGCGGCGATGCGTCCGTGGTTCATGATGGCAACCCTGTCTGAGAGCTGCTCTGCCTCATCGAGATAGTGCGTAGTTAAGATGATGGTTTTGCCTTTTTCCTGCAAACCCTTAATGACTTCCCATATTGCTCTTCGCGCGTTCGGGTCAAGCCCCGTTGTAGGCTCATCCAAGAACAGCAAATCAGGAGAATTAACCAACGCAAGAGCCAACCCCGTCTTTTGCTTCTGCCCCCCAGAGAGGTTCTCAAACAAAACATCCGTGGATTCTTCAAGCAAAACATCTTTTAAAATCTGGTCAGGGTCAACTTTTACCCCAAACAAATCCGCATAATACAGTATGGCTTCTCTTGGGTTTATTTTCTCAAAAAACGTGAACTCTTGAGGTATAACCCCGATTTTCTTGTGCACCGCATAGCCCTGTTTCCATGGGTCTAACCCAAAAATCTTCACTTCCCCACCGTCGCGTTTGCGCAGTCCCTCCATGATTTCTATGGTAGTGGTTTTGCCCGCGCCGTTAGGACCTAAAAGTCCGAAAACTTCGCCTTCGTTAACCGTGAAGGATATTTCGTCGACTGCTTTTATGTCGCCGTATTGCTTTTTTAGGGAGGTGACTTCGATGGGGTTCATTTGATTGACTTCCTGATAAATTCGTCTTTTGGCAGCTGCTATAATTTGCTTTTGCCCACTGAGAATAGATGAAGGGGTGTATAAAACCTTGCTATCCAGTGATATGGACTACTATATAGCGCGTTATGCCCTTTTTGAAGAAAACCCGCCTCGCCTTAAAGGTGTTTCAAAAAAAAGACACCGCAAAATTGAAAAACTTCCTTTGCCAATAACACAAACCAACACCAAGATAATCGGGATACAACATGAAACTAAACAAAACCGACGAACAAGTCGTAGAAGCCTTAAAACCAGTTGGCACCGAACTCACCCTCGCGGAAATCACAGAGAAATCCGAACAACCCGGCAAAAAAGTCTTCAAATCCCTGCGCAAACTCTTCGAACACGAAATAATCGACTCCAAAGCCCGCAAATACCGACTCATAATTGCACCCGAGGACATCAAAGCCAAACTCGCCAAAAAAACCAAAGAAGAAAAAACCCCCTAAACCCACCCTTTTAACAACCAACCCCCTTTTAAAAATCAAAAATGGAGCCCCGAGCGGGCCTTGATCCCGCGGCCTGCTGCTTACAAGGCAGCCGCTCTACCGAGCTGAGCTATCGAGGCACACCAACAAACCATCAAATTACACCAACACATAAAACAAGAACCAAATAAAAGTTACTGCTGCTCTTTTCTCAGTATTGCCAACACGAACCTGTTTGCCATCTATTTGTCTGCTATTTTTTAATTGTATGCAGAAAAGGGGGGAGGGGGGTCGGTTTTTGTTTGGTGTGCTGTTTTTTGTTTGAGCAAAACCCTAATCTGTGTCGGTTGTCATATTGGCTGTTCCTGAATTGGTGTTTGCTGCTTTAGATTGGCAGTGATTTCGCCTCAGGAGTTAGCCAAAGTGGCCTGATGACTCGGTGTGAGCCGTGTTTTTTGGGGTTGGTGGGCACCAGAATTCGTGACAAGTGCCAACACAACACTTATATTCACCAAGGCTGCTTCTAAGACAATTCAGCAATCTGCTAAACGCGATCGAAAATGCAGCCCTCCTTCTGTGATGGATGAGGGCGAAGGGCATCAGTGGGCATCTCGCTGTCATACACGCTCACAATGACGCCACGCATAGGCCAACAAAAAGCGACACAACATAATGTAAGGTTTCATCAAACGCGAAACAGATATACCACGACCATGATATGCCACGCTGTCTGGAGAATGGCTCGGCTTGAGAGCCGAAGAAGGGCGCGGCAAGCCGCGATACCGCCTCGGGTAGGCGCATGCAGCCTTCGAACCGAGGATACCTGAATGGGACTTCCTAGCAATGCTCCCTTACGGAGCGGGAACCCCCCGAACGGAAGCATCTTAGTAGGGGGAGGAAAAGAAACCAAAAGGGATTCCCTTAGTAGCAGCGAGCGAACTGGGAATAGTCCAAACTGAATCCCTGCTGAAAAGCACGGGAGATGTGGTGTTAAGGGCCCAGTTTCTCTTCGTTGGTCAAGCTGAAGTGACCTGAAATGGTCCGCCAGAGAGGGTGATAGCCCCCTAAGCATAAGCCAAAAAGAGATTATCTGGGATCCCAGACTACCGTACCATGGCTTTGGTGCGGAAAATTGGGAGCCACCAACTTCCAAGACTAAATACATCTCAAGACCGATAGCGCACTAGTACGGTGACGGAAAACTGAAAAGTACCCCGAGATGGGGGTGAAAAGTGCCTGAAACCAGACAGTTACAGACGTGTGCGGCCCAAAAGGAGCGATTCCTCTTAAAGGAAACCGTCGTGAGGCGGCTGTACAAGAGAGGAGGACCAGGGTCGCACGTTCCGTCTAGAAACACGGGCCGGGGAGTTTACAGCTGTGGCAAGCCTAAGGGTTAAAAGCCCGTAAGCATAGGGAAACCAATATGCACGCAGCTCGCAAGAGTCAGGTGCAGGGTCTGAAAGGGCCTGAAGTCACAGTTGTACATACTAGAAACCAGACGATCTATCCCTTGGCAGAGTGAAGTTAGGCGAAAGCCTAATGGAGGCTCGTAGGGGTTCTGACGTGCAATTCGTTCCTCAGACCTGGGGATAGGGGCTAAAGACCAATCTAGTCTGGTGATAGCTAGTTCCTTCCGAAGTAGATCTTAGTCTAGTCGTGAGCGAGGTAGCTAGTGGGGTAGAGCACTGATTGGAAAACAAGGGTCCGAAAGGGTCCACTTTTCTTTCAAAC is from Candidatus Bathyarchaeota archaeon and encodes:
- a CDS encoding ABC transporter ATP-binding protein → MNPIEVTSLKKQYGDIKAVDEISFTVNEGEVFGLLGPNGAGKTTTIEIMEGLRKRDGGEVKIFGLDPWKQGYAVHKKIGVIPQEFTFFEKINPREAILYYADLFGVKVDPDQILKDVLLEESTDVLFENLSGGQKQKTGLALALVNSPDLLFLDEPTTGLDPNARRAIWEVIKGLQEKGKTIILTTHYLDEAEQLSDRVAIMNHGRIAAMGTVDEIIQQHGSGERLEIRGNQKLASYIKNNTELTLDYCEGIISIPLKKRIDALAALAAAEQSKLEWGEIQTRRDSLDDVFIKLVSGRVDEHGEIIIKGAKQQ